One stretch of Natronocella acetinitrilica DNA includes these proteins:
- a CDS encoding acyltransferase family protein — protein MAAGAENGHISQRVTQLDALRACLMLLGIIIHASFVFISEQRWLVASDDVSYFFDYLTLSIHSFRMPAFFLISGFLYALVLCRSRILPFFASRSTRVLIPLFAAGVLLNGAQLYLFQIIGTEAGLATINGQACESVADVLRGACWEIHLWFLIVLFYFFILCFPIAIILTRVTKITIPTPSSWLWPATVVFFIAIVQAVYSAAYRGYFGFVDYLPFLSDPKFYYYLPYFVFGVLLSRAKIQPHAWTGLGLPAIALLLASWIYFLYSFSPADTSISQHVRGGRHQLWTSTAVAFQTTSALIVLFLRLPAFKPEISRYLSDCSYTIYLFHHILVFLLAVLLINTGLPIAIQFIALVIAVVLLSWAIHHYVVSRSRLGTIIFNGRLDNTARPRRSA, from the coding sequence ATGGCGGCTGGCGCAGAGAACGGGCACATCTCCCAGCGCGTAACCCAACTGGACGCGCTCCGCGCCTGCTTGATGCTGCTCGGCATCATAATACATGCAAGCTTTGTCTTCATTTCCGAACAGCGCTGGCTCGTCGCATCTGACGACGTCAGTTATTTCTTCGACTACCTCACTCTTTCCATCCACTCCTTTCGAATGCCCGCATTCTTTCTTATTAGCGGCTTCCTGTACGCGCTGGTTTTATGCCGATCCCGCATCCTGCCCTTTTTCGCTTCTCGATCAACGCGAGTGCTTATCCCGCTCTTCGCTGCCGGCGTTCTGCTGAATGGCGCCCAATTATACCTCTTTCAGATAATAGGTACCGAGGCCGGTCTTGCCACAATCAACGGGCAAGCGTGTGAATCAGTTGCAGACGTACTCAGAGGAGCTTGCTGGGAAATACATCTCTGGTTTCTTATCGTTTTATTTTACTTCTTTATATTATGCTTTCCCATTGCAATCATATTAACGCGCGTCACAAAAATTACGATACCGACGCCATCATCGTGGCTATGGCCGGCAACAGTTGTCTTCTTCATTGCTATCGTGCAAGCAGTATACTCTGCGGCATACAGGGGCTACTTCGGCTTTGTCGACTATCTTCCCTTTCTATCAGATCCTAAATTCTATTATTACCTGCCCTACTTTGTTTTCGGCGTACTGCTCAGCCGCGCCAAGATTCAGCCGCATGCCTGGACGGGACTTGGGCTGCCCGCCATCGCACTACTTCTGGCAAGCTGGATATACTTCCTCTATTCTTTTTCCCCGGCTGACACGTCCATTTCTCAGCATGTGCGCGGTGGCCGCCATCAGCTCTGGACATCAACCGCCGTTGCATTTCAGACGACATCGGCACTTATTGTGCTTTTTTTACGGCTTCCGGCTTTCAAACCAGAAATATCACGTTATTTGAGTGATTGCTCTTACACAATATATCTGTTCCATCACATTCTGGTGTTTCTGCTTGCGGTGCTCCTGATAAACACCGGGTTGCCGATCGCCATACAGTTTATTGCGCTGGTGATCGCTGTAGTGCTGCTTTCTTGGGCTATTCACCACTATGTGGTATCGCGGAGCCGTTTGGGCACCATCATATTCAATGGACGACTGGATAACACGGCACGCCCTAGGCGAAGCGCCTGA